In Eubalaena glacialis isolate mEubGla1 chromosome 3, mEubGla1.1.hap2.+ XY, whole genome shotgun sequence, the following are encoded in one genomic region:
- the ZC3H11A gene encoding zinc finger CCCH domain-containing protein 11A isoform X4, with protein MPNQGEDCYFFFYSTCTKGDSCPFRHCEAALGNETVCTLWQEGRCFRQVCRFRHMEIDKKRSEIPCYWENQPVGCQKLNCAFHHNRGRFVDGLFLPPSKTVLPTVPESPEEEVKAGQLTVQQNKLSVQSNPSPQLRSVMKVESSENVPSPTHPPVVINAADDDEDDDDQFSEEGDETKTPTLQPTPEVHNGLRVASARKPGVNLKQGECLNFGIKTLEEIKSKKMKEKSKKQGEGSSGVSSLLLQPQPIPGPEKENVRTVVRTVTLSNKQGEEPLVRSSLTERLGRRKFSGGGDSDPPLKRSLAQRLGKKVEAPETNTDRTPKKVQVSKSLKERLGMSAGLNNEEAAERVTKVGEIHVKTLEEILLERASQKRGELQTKLKTEGPSKVDDSTTGTRTSSTIRIKTFSEVLAEKKHRQQEAERQKSRKDVTCIKLKTDNEIKKTVVLPPVVASRGQSEEPAGRAKSMQEVHIKTLEEIKLEKALRMQQSSESSTSSQPQPEATPGARRLLQITKKTGIKEERKLKEESVVASQSSVTRTEAKETSDETTAVDITKIQVKRCETVREKHVQKLSEKGTSQKEKSVLTLLRGDLDTCNTQLAEKPVLTTVPDITRLLTKRPPSKLPQKTEVETSGIGDSKLNVKGATQTLEKRAKPKPKVNVKPSVVKAVSSPRRAPKRKAVEVHSAVIAAVKPLTSSSVLQKSPAKKAAVAVVPLLSEDKSVTVPETEKPRDSFVLPPTQSSSDPSPPEVSGPSSSQVAAKTRRLSSASTGKPLLSMEDDFEKLIWEISGGKLEAEIDLDPGKDEDDLLLELSEMIDS; from the exons ATGCCTAATCAAGGAGAagactgctatttttttttctattctacatGTACTAAA GGTGACAGCTGTCCATTCCGTCACTGTGAAGCTGCATTAGGCAATGAAACTGTTTGCACATTATGGCAGGAAGGGCGCTGTTTTCGACAGGTGTGCAGGTTTCGGCACATGGAGATTGAT AAAAAACGCAGTGAGATTCCTTGTTATTGGGAAAATCAGCCAGTGGGATGTCAGAAACTAAACTGTGCTTTTCATCACAACAGAGGACGTTTTGTTGATGGCCTTTTCCTACCTCCAAGCAAAA CTGTGTTGCCCACTGTGCCTGAGTCACCAGAAGAGGAAGTGAAGGCTGGCCAGCTCACAGTTCAGCAGAACAAATTATCTGTCCAGTCTAATCCCTCTCCTCAACTGCGAAGTGTTATGAAAGTGGAAAGTTCAGAAAATGTTCCTAGCCCTACACATCCACCAGTGGTAATCAATGCTgcagatgatgatgaagatgatgatg ATCAGTTTTCTGAGGAAGGTGATGAAACCAAAACACCTACCCTGCAACCAACTCCTGAAGTTCATAACGGATTACGAGTGGCTTCTGCCCGGAAACCTGGGGTCAATTTAAAACAAG GTGAATGTTTGAATTTTGGGATAAAAACTCTTGAAGaaattaaatcaaagaaaatgaaggaaaaatcaaAGAAGCAAGGTG AAGGTTCTTCGGGAGTTTCCAGTCTTTTACTTCAACCACAGCCCATTCCAGgtcctgaaaaagaaaatgtccgGACTGTGGTGAGGACAGTAACTCTGTCCAACAAACAAG GAGAAGAACCTTTGGTAAGATCGAGTCTAACCGAGAGACTGGGGAGACGAAAATTTTCAGGAG GTGGTGACAGTGATCCTCCATTAAAGCGTAGCCTTGCACAAAGGCTAGGGAAGAAAGTTGAAGCTCCAGAGACTAACACTGACAGAACACCAAAGAAAG ttCAAGTTTCCAAGTCTCTGAAGGAGCGATTAGGCATGTCAGCTGGTCTAAACAATGAGGAGGCAGCAG AGAGAGTTACTAAAGTTGGTGAGATCCACGTGAAGACATTAGAAGAAATTCTTCTCGAAAGAGCCAGTCAGAAACGTGGAGAATTGCAAACTAAACTCAAGACAGAAGGACCTTCAAAAGTTGATGATTCTACAACAGGAACAAGAACCTCCTCCACTATCCGAATCAAAACGTTCTCTGAGGTCTTGGCTGAAAAGAAACACCGGcagcaggaagcagagagacAAAAAAGCAGAAAGGACGTAACCTGCATCAAGCTAAAGActgataatgaaattaaaaaaacagtggTTTTGCCACCTGTAGTAGCCAGCAGAGGACAATCAGAGGAACCTGCAGGTAGAGCGAAGTCTATGCAGGAAGTGCATATCAAGACGCTGGAGGAAATTAAACTGGAGAAGGCTCTGAGGATGCAGCAGAGTTCTGAGAGCAGCACCAGCTCCCAGCCTCAGCCTGAGGCCACCCCAGGGGCAAGACGGCTTCTCCAGATCACTAAAAAAACAG GtataaaagaagagaggaaacttAAAGAAGAAAGTGTTGTTGCTTCTCAGAGCAGTGTTACTAGAACAGAGGCTAAAGAG acttcagatgagaccacagcaGTTGACATCACTAAAATTCAAGTCAAGAGATGTGAGACAGTGAGAGAAAAGCATGTGCAGAAACTGTCGGAGAAGGGAACCTCACAGAAGGAAAAATCAGTTTTGACACTCCTTCGGGGAGATTTAGACACTTGCAATACCCAGTTAGCAGAGAAACCAGTGCTCACTACCGTGCCAGACATCACACGGCTCCTGACTAAACGGCCTCCTTCAAAATTACCCCAGAAGACAGAGGTAGAAACCTCAGGGATTGGGGACTCAAAACTGAATGTGAAAGGTGCAACACAGACCTTGGAAAAAAGGG ctaaacctaaacctaaagtGAATGTGAAGCCATCTGTGGTTAAAGCTGTCTCATCACCCAGACGGGCCCCAAAACGCAAGGCAGTGGAGGTCCACTCTGCTGTCATTGCAGCTGTGAAACCACTCACCTCCAGCAGTGTCTTGCAGAAAAGCCCAGCGAAAAAAGCAGCTGTG GCTGTTGTCCCACTTCTCTCTGAAGACAAATCAGTCACTGTGCCTGAGACAGAAAAACCTAGAGACAG ttttgtgCTGCCTCCAACCCAGTCCTCTTCAGATCCTTCCCCACCAGAAGTATCTGGCCCTTCCTCATCCCAGGTGGCCGCAAAAACTCGCCGACTCAGCTCTGCCTCAACAGGAAAGCCCCTACTCTCTATGGAGGATGATTTTGAGAAATTAATATGGGAGATTTCAGGAGGCAAATTAGAAGCTGAGATTGACCTAGATCCTGGGAAGGATGAAGATGACCTTCTGCTTGAGCTATCAGAAATGATTGATAGCTGA
- the ZC3H11A gene encoding zinc finger CCCH domain-containing protein 11A isoform X3 → MPNQGEDCYFFFYSTCTKGDSCPFRHCEAALGNETVCTLWQEGRCFRQVCRFRHMEIDKKRSEIPCYWENQPVGCQKLNCAFHHNRGRFVDGLFLPPSKTVLPTVPESPEEEVKAGQLTVQQNKLSVQSNPSPQLRSVMKVESSENVPSPTHPPVVINAADDDEDDDDQFSEEGDETKTPTLQPTPEVHNGLRVASARKPGVNLKQGECLNFGIKTLEEIKSKKMKEKSKKQGEGSSGVSSLLLQPQPIPGPEKENVRTVVRTVTLSNKQGEEPLVRSSLTERLGRRKFSGGGDSDPPLKRSLAQRLGKKVEAPETNTDRTPKKVQVSKSLKERLGMSAGLNNEEAAAERVTKVGEIHVKTLEEILLERASQKRGELQTKLKTEGPSKVDDSTTGTRTSSTIRIKTFSEVLAEKKHRQQEAERQKSRKDVTCIKLKTDNEIKKTVVLPPVVASRGQSEEPAGRAKSMQEVHIKTLEEIKLEKALRMQQSSESSTSSQPQPEATPGARRLLQITKKTGIKEERKLKEESVVASQSSVTRTEAKETSDETTAVDITKIQVKRCETVREKHVQKLSEKGTSQKEKSVLTLLRGDLDTCNTQLAEKPVLTTVPDITRLLTKRPPSKLPQKTEVETSGIGDSKLNVKGATQTLEKRAKPKPKVNVKPSVVKAVSSPRRAPKRKAVEVHSAVIAAVKPLTSSSVLQKSPAKKAAVAVVPLLSEDKSVTVPETEKPRDSFVLPPTQSSSDPSPPEVSGPSSSQVAAKTRRLSSASTGKPLLSMEDDFEKLIWEISGGKLEAEIDLDPGKDEDDLLLELSEMIDS, encoded by the exons ATGCCTAATCAAGGAGAagactgctatttttttttctattctacatGTACTAAA GGTGACAGCTGTCCATTCCGTCACTGTGAAGCTGCATTAGGCAATGAAACTGTTTGCACATTATGGCAGGAAGGGCGCTGTTTTCGACAGGTGTGCAGGTTTCGGCACATGGAGATTGAT AAAAAACGCAGTGAGATTCCTTGTTATTGGGAAAATCAGCCAGTGGGATGTCAGAAACTAAACTGTGCTTTTCATCACAACAGAGGACGTTTTGTTGATGGCCTTTTCCTACCTCCAAGCAAAA CTGTGTTGCCCACTGTGCCTGAGTCACCAGAAGAGGAAGTGAAGGCTGGCCAGCTCACAGTTCAGCAGAACAAATTATCTGTCCAGTCTAATCCCTCTCCTCAACTGCGAAGTGTTATGAAAGTGGAAAGTTCAGAAAATGTTCCTAGCCCTACACATCCACCAGTGGTAATCAATGCTgcagatgatgatgaagatgatgatg ATCAGTTTTCTGAGGAAGGTGATGAAACCAAAACACCTACCCTGCAACCAACTCCTGAAGTTCATAACGGATTACGAGTGGCTTCTGCCCGGAAACCTGGGGTCAATTTAAAACAAG GTGAATGTTTGAATTTTGGGATAAAAACTCTTGAAGaaattaaatcaaagaaaatgaaggaaaaatcaaAGAAGCAAGGTG AAGGTTCTTCGGGAGTTTCCAGTCTTTTACTTCAACCACAGCCCATTCCAGgtcctgaaaaagaaaatgtccgGACTGTGGTGAGGACAGTAACTCTGTCCAACAAACAAG GAGAAGAACCTTTGGTAAGATCGAGTCTAACCGAGAGACTGGGGAGACGAAAATTTTCAGGAG GTGGTGACAGTGATCCTCCATTAAAGCGTAGCCTTGCACAAAGGCTAGGGAAGAAAGTTGAAGCTCCAGAGACTAACACTGACAGAACACCAAAGAAAG ttCAAGTTTCCAAGTCTCTGAAGGAGCGATTAGGCATGTCAGCTGGTCTAAACAATGAGGAGGCAGCAG CAGAGAGAGTTACTAAAGTTGGTGAGATCCACGTGAAGACATTAGAAGAAATTCTTCTCGAAAGAGCCAGTCAGAAACGTGGAGAATTGCAAACTAAACTCAAGACAGAAGGACCTTCAAAAGTTGATGATTCTACAACAGGAACAAGAACCTCCTCCACTATCCGAATCAAAACGTTCTCTGAGGTCTTGGCTGAAAAGAAACACCGGcagcaggaagcagagagacAAAAAAGCAGAAAGGACGTAACCTGCATCAAGCTAAAGActgataatgaaattaaaaaaacagtggTTTTGCCACCTGTAGTAGCCAGCAGAGGACAATCAGAGGAACCTGCAGGTAGAGCGAAGTCTATGCAGGAAGTGCATATCAAGACGCTGGAGGAAATTAAACTGGAGAAGGCTCTGAGGATGCAGCAGAGTTCTGAGAGCAGCACCAGCTCCCAGCCTCAGCCTGAGGCCACCCCAGGGGCAAGACGGCTTCTCCAGATCACTAAAAAAACAG GtataaaagaagagaggaaacttAAAGAAGAAAGTGTTGTTGCTTCTCAGAGCAGTGTTACTAGAACAGAGGCTAAAGAG acttcagatgagaccacagcaGTTGACATCACTAAAATTCAAGTCAAGAGATGTGAGACAGTGAGAGAAAAGCATGTGCAGAAACTGTCGGAGAAGGGAACCTCACAGAAGGAAAAATCAGTTTTGACACTCCTTCGGGGAGATTTAGACACTTGCAATACCCAGTTAGCAGAGAAACCAGTGCTCACTACCGTGCCAGACATCACACGGCTCCTGACTAAACGGCCTCCTTCAAAATTACCCCAGAAGACAGAGGTAGAAACCTCAGGGATTGGGGACTCAAAACTGAATGTGAAAGGTGCAACACAGACCTTGGAAAAAAGGG ctaaacctaaacctaaagtGAATGTGAAGCCATCTGTGGTTAAAGCTGTCTCATCACCCAGACGGGCCCCAAAACGCAAGGCAGTGGAGGTCCACTCTGCTGTCATTGCAGCTGTGAAACCACTCACCTCCAGCAGTGTCTTGCAGAAAAGCCCAGCGAAAAAAGCAGCTGTG GCTGTTGTCCCACTTCTCTCTGAAGACAAATCAGTCACTGTGCCTGAGACAGAAAAACCTAGAGACAG ttttgtgCTGCCTCCAACCCAGTCCTCTTCAGATCCTTCCCCACCAGAAGTATCTGGCCCTTCCTCATCCCAGGTGGCCGCAAAAACTCGCCGACTCAGCTCTGCCTCAACAGGAAAGCCCCTACTCTCTATGGAGGATGATTTTGAGAAATTAATATGGGAGATTTCAGGAGGCAAATTAGAAGCTGAGATTGACCTAGATCCTGGGAAGGATGAAGATGACCTTCTGCTTGAGCTATCAGAAATGATTGATAGCTGA
- the ZC3H11A gene encoding zinc finger CCCH domain-containing protein 11A isoform X5 — protein sequence MPNQGEDCYFFFYSTCTKGDSCPFRHCEAALGNETVCTLWQEGRCFRQVCRFRHMEIDKKRSEIPCYWENQPVGCQKLNCAFHHNRGRFVDGLFLPPSKTVLPTVPESPEEEVKAGQLTVQQNKLSVQSNPSPQLRSVMKVESSENVPSPTHPPVVINAADDDEDDDDQFSEEGDETKTPTLQPTPEVHNGLRVASARKPGVNLKQEGSSGVSSLLLQPQPIPGPEKENVRTVVRTVTLSNKQGEEPLVRSSLTERLGRRKFSGGGDSDPPLKRSLAQRLGKKVEAPETNTDRTPKKVQVSKSLKERLGMSAGLNNEEAAAERVTKVGEIHVKTLEEILLERASQKRGELQTKLKTEGPSKVDDSTTGTRTSSTIRIKTFSEVLAEKKHRQQEAERQKSRKDVTCIKLKTDNEIKKTVVLPPVVASRGQSEEPAGRAKSMQEVHIKTLEEIKLEKALRMQQSSESSTSSQPQPEATPGARRLLQITKKTGIKEERKLKEESVVASQSSVTRTEAKETSDETTAVDITKIQVKRCETVREKHVQKLSEKGTSQKEKSVLTLLRGDLDTCNTQLAEKPVLTTVPDITRLLTKRPPSKLPQKTEVETSGIGDSKLNVKGATQTLEKRGKAKPKPKVNVKPSVVKAVSSPRRAPKRKAVEVHSAVIAAVKPLTSSSVLQKSPAKKAAVAVVPLLSEDKSVTVPETEKPRDSFVLPPTQSSSDPSPPEVSGPSSSQVAAKTRRLSSASTGKPLLSMEDDFEKLIWEISGGKLEAEIDLDPGKDEDDLLLELSEMIDS from the exons ATGCCTAATCAAGGAGAagactgctatttttttttctattctacatGTACTAAA GGTGACAGCTGTCCATTCCGTCACTGTGAAGCTGCATTAGGCAATGAAACTGTTTGCACATTATGGCAGGAAGGGCGCTGTTTTCGACAGGTGTGCAGGTTTCGGCACATGGAGATTGAT AAAAAACGCAGTGAGATTCCTTGTTATTGGGAAAATCAGCCAGTGGGATGTCAGAAACTAAACTGTGCTTTTCATCACAACAGAGGACGTTTTGTTGATGGCCTTTTCCTACCTCCAAGCAAAA CTGTGTTGCCCACTGTGCCTGAGTCACCAGAAGAGGAAGTGAAGGCTGGCCAGCTCACAGTTCAGCAGAACAAATTATCTGTCCAGTCTAATCCCTCTCCTCAACTGCGAAGTGTTATGAAAGTGGAAAGTTCAGAAAATGTTCCTAGCCCTACACATCCACCAGTGGTAATCAATGCTgcagatgatgatgaagatgatgatg ATCAGTTTTCTGAGGAAGGTGATGAAACCAAAACACCTACCCTGCAACCAACTCCTGAAGTTCATAACGGATTACGAGTGGCTTCTGCCCGGAAACCTGGGGTCAATTTAAAACAAG AAGGTTCTTCGGGAGTTTCCAGTCTTTTACTTCAACCACAGCCCATTCCAGgtcctgaaaaagaaaatgtccgGACTGTGGTGAGGACAGTAACTCTGTCCAACAAACAAG GAGAAGAACCTTTGGTAAGATCGAGTCTAACCGAGAGACTGGGGAGACGAAAATTTTCAGGAG GTGGTGACAGTGATCCTCCATTAAAGCGTAGCCTTGCACAAAGGCTAGGGAAGAAAGTTGAAGCTCCAGAGACTAACACTGACAGAACACCAAAGAAAG ttCAAGTTTCCAAGTCTCTGAAGGAGCGATTAGGCATGTCAGCTGGTCTAAACAATGAGGAGGCAGCAG CAGAGAGAGTTACTAAAGTTGGTGAGATCCACGTGAAGACATTAGAAGAAATTCTTCTCGAAAGAGCCAGTCAGAAACGTGGAGAATTGCAAACTAAACTCAAGACAGAAGGACCTTCAAAAGTTGATGATTCTACAACAGGAACAAGAACCTCCTCCACTATCCGAATCAAAACGTTCTCTGAGGTCTTGGCTGAAAAGAAACACCGGcagcaggaagcagagagacAAAAAAGCAGAAAGGACGTAACCTGCATCAAGCTAAAGActgataatgaaattaaaaaaacagtggTTTTGCCACCTGTAGTAGCCAGCAGAGGACAATCAGAGGAACCTGCAGGTAGAGCGAAGTCTATGCAGGAAGTGCATATCAAGACGCTGGAGGAAATTAAACTGGAGAAGGCTCTGAGGATGCAGCAGAGTTCTGAGAGCAGCACCAGCTCCCAGCCTCAGCCTGAGGCCACCCCAGGGGCAAGACGGCTTCTCCAGATCACTAAAAAAACAG GtataaaagaagagaggaaacttAAAGAAGAAAGTGTTGTTGCTTCTCAGAGCAGTGTTACTAGAACAGAGGCTAAAGAG acttcagatgagaccacagcaGTTGACATCACTAAAATTCAAGTCAAGAGATGTGAGACAGTGAGAGAAAAGCATGTGCAGAAACTGTCGGAGAAGGGAACCTCACAGAAGGAAAAATCAGTTTTGACACTCCTTCGGGGAGATTTAGACACTTGCAATACCCAGTTAGCAGAGAAACCAGTGCTCACTACCGTGCCAGACATCACACGGCTCCTGACTAAACGGCCTCCTTCAAAATTACCCCAGAAGACAGAGGTAGAAACCTCAGGGATTGGGGACTCAAAACTGAATGTGAAAGGTGCAACACAGACCTTGGAAAAAAGGGGTAAAG ctaaacctaaacctaaagtGAATGTGAAGCCATCTGTGGTTAAAGCTGTCTCATCACCCAGACGGGCCCCAAAACGCAAGGCAGTGGAGGTCCACTCTGCTGTCATTGCAGCTGTGAAACCACTCACCTCCAGCAGTGTCTTGCAGAAAAGCCCAGCGAAAAAAGCAGCTGTG GCTGTTGTCCCACTTCTCTCTGAAGACAAATCAGTCACTGTGCCTGAGACAGAAAAACCTAGAGACAG ttttgtgCTGCCTCCAACCCAGTCCTCTTCAGATCCTTCCCCACCAGAAGTATCTGGCCCTTCCTCATCCCAGGTGGCCGCAAAAACTCGCCGACTCAGCTCTGCCTCAACAGGAAAGCCCCTACTCTCTATGGAGGATGATTTTGAGAAATTAATATGGGAGATTTCAGGAGGCAAATTAGAAGCTGAGATTGACCTAGATCCTGGGAAGGATGAAGATGACCTTCTGCTTGAGCTATCAGAAATGATTGATAGCTGA
- the ZC3H11A gene encoding zinc finger CCCH domain-containing protein 11A isoform X2, producing the protein MPNQGEDCYFFFYSTCTKGDSCPFRHCEAALGNETVCTLWQEGRCFRQVCRFRHMEIDKKRSEIPCYWENQPVGCQKLNCAFHHNRGRFVDGLFLPPSKTVLPTVPESPEEEVKAGQLTVQQNKLSVQSNPSPQLRSVMKVESSENVPSPTHPPVVINAADDDEDDDDQFSEEGDETKTPTLQPTPEVHNGLRVASARKPGVNLKQGECLNFGIKTLEEIKSKKMKEKSKKQGEGSSGVSSLLLQPQPIPGPEKENVRTVVRTVTLSNKQGEEPLVRSSLTERLGRRKFSGGGDSDPPLKRSLAQRLGKKVEAPETNTDRTPKKVQVSKSLKERLGMSAGLNNEEAAERVTKVGEIHVKTLEEILLERASQKRGELQTKLKTEGPSKVDDSTTGTRTSSTIRIKTFSEVLAEKKHRQQEAERQKSRKDVTCIKLKTDNEIKKTVVLPPVVASRGQSEEPAGRAKSMQEVHIKTLEEIKLEKALRMQQSSESSTSSQPQPEATPGARRLLQITKKTGIKEERKLKEESVVASQSSVTRTEAKETSDETTAVDITKIQVKRCETVREKHVQKLSEKGTSQKEKSVLTLLRGDLDTCNTQLAEKPVLTTVPDITRLLTKRPPSKLPQKTEVETSGIGDSKLNVKGATQTLEKRGKAKPKPKVNVKPSVVKAVSSPRRAPKRKAVEVHSAVIAAVKPLTSSSVLQKSPAKKAAVAVVPLLSEDKSVTVPETEKPRDSFVLPPTQSSSDPSPPEVSGPSSSQVAAKTRRLSSASTGKPLLSMEDDFEKLIWEISGGKLEAEIDLDPGKDEDDLLLELSEMIDS; encoded by the exons ATGCCTAATCAAGGAGAagactgctatttttttttctattctacatGTACTAAA GGTGACAGCTGTCCATTCCGTCACTGTGAAGCTGCATTAGGCAATGAAACTGTTTGCACATTATGGCAGGAAGGGCGCTGTTTTCGACAGGTGTGCAGGTTTCGGCACATGGAGATTGAT AAAAAACGCAGTGAGATTCCTTGTTATTGGGAAAATCAGCCAGTGGGATGTCAGAAACTAAACTGTGCTTTTCATCACAACAGAGGACGTTTTGTTGATGGCCTTTTCCTACCTCCAAGCAAAA CTGTGTTGCCCACTGTGCCTGAGTCACCAGAAGAGGAAGTGAAGGCTGGCCAGCTCACAGTTCAGCAGAACAAATTATCTGTCCAGTCTAATCCCTCTCCTCAACTGCGAAGTGTTATGAAAGTGGAAAGTTCAGAAAATGTTCCTAGCCCTACACATCCACCAGTGGTAATCAATGCTgcagatgatgatgaagatgatgatg ATCAGTTTTCTGAGGAAGGTGATGAAACCAAAACACCTACCCTGCAACCAACTCCTGAAGTTCATAACGGATTACGAGTGGCTTCTGCCCGGAAACCTGGGGTCAATTTAAAACAAG GTGAATGTTTGAATTTTGGGATAAAAACTCTTGAAGaaattaaatcaaagaaaatgaaggaaaaatcaaAGAAGCAAGGTG AAGGTTCTTCGGGAGTTTCCAGTCTTTTACTTCAACCACAGCCCATTCCAGgtcctgaaaaagaaaatgtccgGACTGTGGTGAGGACAGTAACTCTGTCCAACAAACAAG GAGAAGAACCTTTGGTAAGATCGAGTCTAACCGAGAGACTGGGGAGACGAAAATTTTCAGGAG GTGGTGACAGTGATCCTCCATTAAAGCGTAGCCTTGCACAAAGGCTAGGGAAGAAAGTTGAAGCTCCAGAGACTAACACTGACAGAACACCAAAGAAAG ttCAAGTTTCCAAGTCTCTGAAGGAGCGATTAGGCATGTCAGCTGGTCTAAACAATGAGGAGGCAGCAG AGAGAGTTACTAAAGTTGGTGAGATCCACGTGAAGACATTAGAAGAAATTCTTCTCGAAAGAGCCAGTCAGAAACGTGGAGAATTGCAAACTAAACTCAAGACAGAAGGACCTTCAAAAGTTGATGATTCTACAACAGGAACAAGAACCTCCTCCACTATCCGAATCAAAACGTTCTCTGAGGTCTTGGCTGAAAAGAAACACCGGcagcaggaagcagagagacAAAAAAGCAGAAAGGACGTAACCTGCATCAAGCTAAAGActgataatgaaattaaaaaaacagtggTTTTGCCACCTGTAGTAGCCAGCAGAGGACAATCAGAGGAACCTGCAGGTAGAGCGAAGTCTATGCAGGAAGTGCATATCAAGACGCTGGAGGAAATTAAACTGGAGAAGGCTCTGAGGATGCAGCAGAGTTCTGAGAGCAGCACCAGCTCCCAGCCTCAGCCTGAGGCCACCCCAGGGGCAAGACGGCTTCTCCAGATCACTAAAAAAACAG GtataaaagaagagaggaaacttAAAGAAGAAAGTGTTGTTGCTTCTCAGAGCAGTGTTACTAGAACAGAGGCTAAAGAG acttcagatgagaccacagcaGTTGACATCACTAAAATTCAAGTCAAGAGATGTGAGACAGTGAGAGAAAAGCATGTGCAGAAACTGTCGGAGAAGGGAACCTCACAGAAGGAAAAATCAGTTTTGACACTCCTTCGGGGAGATTTAGACACTTGCAATACCCAGTTAGCAGAGAAACCAGTGCTCACTACCGTGCCAGACATCACACGGCTCCTGACTAAACGGCCTCCTTCAAAATTACCCCAGAAGACAGAGGTAGAAACCTCAGGGATTGGGGACTCAAAACTGAATGTGAAAGGTGCAACACAGACCTTGGAAAAAAGGGGTAAAG ctaaacctaaacctaaagtGAATGTGAAGCCATCTGTGGTTAAAGCTGTCTCATCACCCAGACGGGCCCCAAAACGCAAGGCAGTGGAGGTCCACTCTGCTGTCATTGCAGCTGTGAAACCACTCACCTCCAGCAGTGTCTTGCAGAAAAGCCCAGCGAAAAAAGCAGCTGTG GCTGTTGTCCCACTTCTCTCTGAAGACAAATCAGTCACTGTGCCTGAGACAGAAAAACCTAGAGACAG ttttgtgCTGCCTCCAACCCAGTCCTCTTCAGATCCTTCCCCACCAGAAGTATCTGGCCCTTCCTCATCCCAGGTGGCCGCAAAAACTCGCCGACTCAGCTCTGCCTCAACAGGAAAGCCCCTACTCTCTATGGAGGATGATTTTGAGAAATTAATATGGGAGATTTCAGGAGGCAAATTAGAAGCTGAGATTGACCTAGATCCTGGGAAGGATGAAGATGACCTTCTGCTTGAGCTATCAGAAATGATTGATAGCTGA